The following proteins come from a genomic window of Pyxidicoccus sp. MSG2:
- a CDS encoding SDR family oxidoreductase, giving the protein MILVTAATGKLGRLVVEELLKKVPASQVAVAVRNPAKAGDFAARGVQVRQADYSRPETLGPALAGVEKVLLISSNEVGQRAAQHQAVIAAAKKAGVRLLAYTSILHADSTRMALAGEHKATEEAIRASGLPFVFLRNGWYFENYTENLGPALAHGALVGSAGEGRVAAATRADYAAAAAAVLTTPGQENKVYELAGDVPFTMAELAAEVSRKAGKPIAYNNLPAQQYQGVLTGAGVPGPFAEILADSDVGASRGELNDSSGDLRRLIGRPTTSLADAVAVAFKR; this is encoded by the coding sequence ATGATTCTCGTCACCGCCGCCACCGGGAAGCTCGGTCGTCTCGTCGTCGAGGAGCTGCTCAAGAAGGTCCCCGCCAGCCAGGTCGCCGTCGCTGTGCGCAACCCCGCGAAGGCAGGGGATTTCGCCGCGCGCGGCGTGCAGGTACGACAGGCGGACTACAGCCGGCCGGAGACGCTCGGGCCGGCGCTGGCCGGGGTGGAGAAGGTGCTGCTCATCTCCTCCAACGAAGTGGGTCAGCGGGCCGCGCAGCATCAGGCGGTGATTGCCGCGGCGAAGAAGGCCGGAGTCCGGCTGCTGGCCTACACGAGCATCCTGCACGCGGACAGCACGCGCATGGCGCTGGCCGGAGAGCACAAGGCCACCGAGGAGGCCATTCGCGCCTCGGGCCTGCCCTTCGTGTTCCTGCGCAATGGCTGGTACTTCGAGAACTACACCGAGAACCTAGGGCCCGCGCTGGCGCACGGCGCGCTCGTGGGCAGCGCAGGCGAGGGGCGTGTCGCGGCGGCCACCCGGGCGGACTACGCGGCGGCCGCGGCGGCGGTGCTGACCACGCCGGGGCAGGAGAACAAGGTGTACGAGCTGGCGGGTGACGTCCCGTTCACCATGGCCGAGCTCGCCGCCGAGGTGTCTCGCAAGGCGGGCAAGCCCATTGCCTACAACAACCTGCCGGCGCAGCAGTACCAGGGAGTGCTCACGGGAGCCGGCGTGCCGGGGCCGTTCGCGGAGATTCTGGCGGACTCCGACGTCGGCGCCTCTCGCGGCGAGCTGAATGACAGCTCCGGTGATTTGCGCCGCCTCATCGGCCGGCCGACGACGTCGCTCGCGGACGCGGTGGCGGTGGCGTTCAAGCGCTGA
- a CDS encoding class I SAM-dependent methyltransferase, with protein sequence MSDAVLGFYEGLAEEYHLLFANWAQSVERQGAALDALLRRCGAPPPRRVLDCACGIGTQALGLAARGYNVHATDLSPAAVARAEREARAMNVTLTTGVADMRTLDTQVAGLFPVVLAFDNAVPHLLTDEDLDAAARAMAAKLTPGGLLALSIRDYDTLVAQQPRFTSERVLDAPEGRRILFQLWDWSADGRMYTVHQFILRPEGSGWQTTEHTGVYRALHRVELERALTRAGLMDTRWYLPEETGFYQPILTARRP encoded by the coding sequence ATGAGTGACGCGGTGCTGGGGTTCTACGAGGGGCTGGCGGAGGAGTACCACCTGCTCTTCGCCAACTGGGCGCAGTCGGTGGAGCGGCAGGGCGCCGCGCTGGATGCCCTGCTGCGCCGCTGCGGCGCGCCTCCCCCCCGCCGCGTGCTGGACTGCGCGTGTGGCATCGGCACCCAGGCGCTGGGACTGGCGGCTCGCGGCTACAACGTCCACGCCACCGACTTGAGCCCCGCCGCCGTGGCCCGCGCCGAGCGCGAGGCCCGCGCCATGAATGTCACCCTCACCACCGGCGTGGCGGACATGCGCACGCTGGACACGCAGGTGGCAGGCCTCTTCCCCGTGGTGCTCGCCTTCGACAACGCGGTGCCGCACCTGCTGACGGACGAGGACCTCGACGCGGCCGCGCGCGCCATGGCGGCGAAGCTGACCCCCGGAGGACTGCTGGCGCTGAGCATCCGCGACTACGACACGCTGGTGGCGCAGCAGCCGCGCTTCACCTCGGAGCGCGTGCTCGATGCCCCCGAGGGACGCCGCATCCTCTTCCAGCTCTGGGACTGGTCCGCCGACGGCCGGATGTACACGGTGCACCAGTTCATCCTGCGCCCCGAGGGCAGCGGCTGGCAGACCACCGAGCACACCGGCGTGTACCGCGCCCTCCACCGCGTGGAGTTGGAGCGGGCCCTGACGCGGGCCGGCCTCATGGACACGCGGTGGTACCTGCCCGAGGAGACGGGCTTCTACCAGCCCATCCTCACCGCCCGGAGGCCGTGA
- a CDS encoding serine hydrolase domain-containing protein, which produces MLLRALLLALVCVACACAAATPDEAPDATPDAGEEVPADAGVNASLDAGVDAGTDAGATQVLIFPGDDASWPTVDPASAGWDVAKLNAALDFAGSRNTRSLVILQDGRILAERYWAVGPNFMRDIASAQKSIVSVLVGIAVEKQLLTLDETVSGVLGAGWSNADAEAEARITVRHLLTMTSGLGLTLEAQAAPGTTWLYNNDAYHRLQLVLEKRSGLGIDALSRAWLFQPLGATHSEWAPRAQADSQGLPLWGLSMSARDFARFGLLMMADGAWNGTQVAPSAYLATATRPSQALNPAYGQLFWLNGQAFTLIPPGSARIDGPLIPSAPQDVFAGLGKDDQKVYVSRSLRLVVTRLGAQAGTRTAETLSDFDEELWSRLMDARH; this is translated from the coding sequence ATGCTCCTGCGTGCCCTGCTCCTGGCCCTCGTCTGCGTCGCGTGTGCGTGCGCAGCCGCCACACCGGACGAAGCCCCGGACGCGACTCCGGATGCCGGCGAGGAGGTCCCCGCGGACGCCGGCGTGAATGCCTCCCTGGATGCCGGAGTGGATGCCGGCACGGACGCGGGCGCGACGCAGGTGCTCATCTTCCCCGGGGACGACGCGAGCTGGCCGACGGTGGACCCGGCCAGCGCGGGCTGGGACGTGGCGAAGCTGAACGCGGCGCTCGACTTCGCGGGCTCTCGCAACACCCGCTCGCTCGTCATCCTGCAGGACGGTCGAATCCTCGCGGAGCGCTACTGGGCGGTGGGCCCGAACTTCATGCGCGACATCGCCTCCGCGCAGAAGAGCATCGTCTCGGTGCTGGTCGGCATCGCGGTGGAGAAGCAGCTCCTCACGCTCGACGAAACCGTCTCCGGCGTGCTCGGCGCCGGCTGGTCGAACGCGGACGCGGAGGCCGAAGCCCGCATCACCGTGAGGCACCTGCTGACCATGACGAGCGGCCTGGGCCTGACGCTCGAAGCGCAGGCGGCGCCCGGGACGACATGGCTGTACAACAACGACGCCTACCATCGGCTCCAGCTCGTGCTCGAGAAGCGCAGCGGCCTGGGCATCGACGCGCTCTCGCGGGCCTGGCTGTTCCAGCCGTTGGGCGCGACGCACAGCGAGTGGGCGCCGCGCGCGCAGGCCGACAGCCAGGGACTTCCCCTCTGGGGCCTGTCGATGAGCGCACGAGACTTCGCCCGCTTCGGACTGCTGATGATGGCGGACGGAGCGTGGAACGGGACGCAGGTCGCGCCCTCGGCGTACCTGGCCACGGCGACCCGCCCGTCGCAGGCGCTCAACCCCGCCTATGGCCAGCTCTTCTGGCTCAACGGCCAGGCCTTCACGCTGATACCGCCCGGGAGCGCCCGCATCGACGGCCCGCTCATCCCCAGCGCGCCGCAGGACGTGTTCGCGGGCCTGGGCAAGGACGACCAGAAGGTCTACGTGAGCCGCTCGCTGCGCCTCGTGGTGACGCGGCTGGGAGCGCAGGCCGGCACCCGCACGGCGGAGACGCTCTCCGACTTCGACGAGGAGCTGTGGTCGAGGCTCATGGACGCGCGGCACTGA
- a CDS encoding winged helix-turn-helix transcriptional regulator, whose protein sequence is MATTKGPRHLSRMMTKLAEQHGDVHAADCPSRGVLEHVTSRWGVLVLVALVDGTHRFSELRRKVSGVSEKMLAQTLHALEEDGFVLREVHPVIPPHVDYTLTPLGEEVAGHVEALTDWIEESLPRILEARARQAKTPRKNASEPRARRVTASGR, encoded by the coding sequence ATGGCGACGACGAAGGGGCCCCGGCACCTGAGCCGGATGATGACGAAGCTGGCGGAGCAGCATGGCGACGTGCACGCGGCGGACTGCCCTTCCCGTGGCGTCCTGGAGCACGTCACCAGTCGCTGGGGCGTGCTGGTGCTGGTCGCCCTGGTGGACGGCACGCACCGCTTCAGCGAGCTGCGGCGGAAGGTGTCCGGGGTGAGCGAGAAGATGCTCGCCCAGACGCTGCATGCGCTGGAGGAGGACGGCTTCGTGCTGCGCGAGGTCCACCCGGTGATTCCGCCGCACGTGGACTACACCCTCACGCCCCTGGGCGAGGAGGTCGCCGGACACGTCGAGGCGCTGACCGACTGGATTGAGGAGAGCCTGCCCCGCATCCTCGAGGCGCGGGCCCGGCAGGCGAAGACTCCCCGCAAGAACGCCAGCGAGCCCAGGGCCCGCCGGGTCACGGCCTCCGGGCGGTGA
- a CDS encoding glutamine amidotransferase-related protein, with amino-acid sequence MSHPVVRIGLVGDRSPTVRAHGAIPVALELASRAVGVSAPELTWLSTRQLDGVREDTLTPFAGIWCVPGSPYESMDGALAAIRVAREQGIPFLGTCGGFQHALIEFARHVLGLREADHAESNPDAALPLVGALSCSLVGTRGKVTLTAGSHAARAFGRTESTESYHCNYGLNASYRHVLDGAPLKITGEDEEGSVRVVELAEHPFFLATLFQPELSASTGQPHPLVQAFLAAASARAARMQSAKHTG; translated from the coding sequence GTGAGCCACCCCGTCGTCCGTATCGGTCTCGTGGGAGACCGCAGTCCCACCGTGCGCGCGCATGGTGCCATCCCCGTGGCCCTGGAGCTCGCGAGCCGGGCAGTCGGTGTGTCGGCCCCCGAGCTGACCTGGTTGAGCACGCGCCAGCTGGACGGAGTGCGCGAGGACACGCTCACCCCGTTCGCCGGAATCTGGTGCGTGCCCGGCAGCCCCTACGAGAGCATGGACGGCGCGCTCGCGGCGATTCGCGTGGCGCGCGAGCAGGGCATCCCGTTCCTCGGCACCTGCGGCGGCTTCCAGCACGCGCTCATCGAGTTCGCGCGCCACGTGCTCGGACTGCGCGAGGCGGACCATGCCGAGTCCAATCCGGACGCGGCCCTGCCGCTGGTCGGCGCCCTCTCCTGCTCGCTGGTGGGCACGCGGGGCAAGGTGACGCTGACGGCGGGCTCCCACGCGGCCCGGGCCTTCGGCCGCACCGAGTCCACCGAGTCCTACCACTGCAACTACGGGCTGAATGCGAGCTACCGGCACGTGCTCGACGGCGCGCCGTTGAAAATCACCGGCGAGGACGAAGAGGGCTCCGTGCGCGTGGTGGAGCTCGCGGAGCACCCCTTCTTCCTCGCCACGCTGTTCCAGCCCGAGCTCAGCGCGAGCACGGGCCAGCCCCATCCGCTCGTCCAGGCCTTCCTCGCGGCGGCCTCCGCCCGGGCGGCCCGGATGCAGTCCGCGAAGCACACCGGCTGA